A genome region from Gallus gallus isolate bGalGal1 chromosome 9, bGalGal1.mat.broiler.GRCg7b, whole genome shotgun sequence includes the following:
- the U2SURP gene encoding U2 snRNP-associated SURP motif-containing protein isoform X3 — translation MLQCYPHQKTRKILRRNLLALIHRMIEFVVREGPMFEAMIMNREINNPMFRFLFENQTPAHVYYRWKLYSILQGDAPTKWRTEDFRMFKNGSFWRPPPLNPYLHGMSEEQETEAFVEEPNKKGALKEEQRDKLEEILRGLTPRKNDIGDAMVFCLNNAEAAEEIVDCITESLSILKTPLPKKIARLYLVSDVLYNSSAKVANASYYRKFFETKLCQIFSDLNATYRTIQGHLQSENFKQRVMTCFRAWEDWAIYPEPFLIKLQNIFLGLVNIMEDKETEEVPDDLDGAPIEEELDGAPLEDVDGIPIDAAPIDDLDGVPIKSLDDDLDGVPLDTAEDSKKNEPIFKVAPSKWEAVDESELEAQAVTTSKWELFDQHEESEEEEIPNQEEESEDEEDTQSSKSEEQHMYSNPIKEEMPESKSSVKYSEMSEEKRAKLREIELKVMKFQDELESGKRPKKPGQSFQEQVEHYRDKLLQREKEKELERERERDKKDKEKSDSRSKDKKEKEECTPTRKERKRRHSNSPSPSRSSGSRRAKSPSPKSERSERSHKESSRSRSSHKDSPRDVSKKGKRSPSGSRTPKRSRRSRSRSPKKSGKKSRSQSRSPHRSHKKSKKSKH, via the exons GAATTTGCTCGCACTGATACATCGAATGATAGAGTTTGTGGTACGGGAAGGGCCCATGTTTGAAGCCATGATCATGAACCGAGAAATCAACAACCCAATGTTCAG GTTTCTGTTTGAAAACCAGACTCCAGCCCATGTGTATTATAGATGGAAGCTTTATTCAATTCTTCAG GGAGATGCTCCAACCAAGTGGAGGACAGAAGATTTCCGTATGTTCAAAAATGGATCGTTTTGGAGGCCACCACCACTAAATCCATATTTACATGGGATGTCAGAAGAGCAAGAAACAGAGGCATTCGTGGAGGAACCGAACAAGAAGGGTGCACTTAAGGAGGA ACAGAGAGACAAGCTAGAGGAAATTTTGCGTGGATTAACGCCTCGAAAGAATGATATTGGCGATGCTATGGTTTTCTGTCTCAATAATGCAGAAGCTGCTGAAGAAATTGTAGATTGCATTACAGAGTCGCTGTCCATTCTGAAGACTCCTCTTCCCAAGAAG ATTGCAAGATTATATCTGGTATCAGATGTGTTGTACAACTCTTCAGCTAAAGTTGCCAATGCTTCCTACTACAGAAAATT ttttgaaacaaaattatGTCAGATATTCTCTGATCTCAATGCTACTTACCGTACAATACAAGGCCATTTACAGTCTGAAAATTTCAAG CAACGGGTAATGACATGCTTCCGAGCATGGGAAGACTGGGCAATCTATCCAGAACCATTTTTGATCAAACTACAGAACATTTTCTTGGGGCTTGTAAATATCATGGAAGACAAAGAAACAGAG GAAGTACCAGACGATCTTGATGGTGCTCCCATTGAGGAAGAGCTCGATGGTGCTCCATTAGAAGATGTGGATGGAATTCCTATTGATGCTGCTCCTATTGATGATTTGGATGGAGTTCCTATTAAATCATTGGATGATGATCTTGATGGAGTACCtt TGGATACGGCTGAAGACTCCAAAAAGAACGAGCCTATATTTAAAGTTGCTCCTTCAAAGTGGGAAGCAGTGGATGAATCAGAATTGGAAGCTCAAG CTGTTACCACTTCTAAATGGGAGCTTTTTGACCAACATGAAGaatctgaggaggaagaaataccaaa tcAAGAAGAGGAAAGCGAAGATGAGGAAGACACTCAGAGTTCCAAGTCAGAAGAGCAACACATGTATTCCAATCCTATTAAAGAAGAGATGCCTGAGTCCAAGTCATCAGTCAAATACTCAGAAATGAGTGAAGAGAAGCGTGCCAAACTCCGGGAGATTGAG CTTAAGGTGATGAAGTTTCAGGATGAGTTAGAATCTGGGAAAAGACCCAAGAAACCAGGCCAGAGCTTTCAGGAACAGGTTGAACACTATAGAGACAAGCTGCTCCAGAGG gaaaaagaaaaagagttggAAAGAGAACGAGAAAGGGACaagaaggacaaagaaaaatctgattcTAGGTCCAAAgataagaaggaaaaggaggaatgTACACCAACAAGAAAAGAGAG GAAAAGGCGGCACAGTAATTCCCCAAGCCCATCTCGCAGCAGCGGCAGTAGAAGAGCAAAATCCCCGTCACCAAAATCAGAGCGCTCAGAGCGGTCCCACAAAGAGAGTTCACGTTCTCGGTCATCACATAAAGACTCTCCAAGAGATGTCAGTAAAAAAGGCAAAAG GTCGCCATCTGGTTCCAGGACACCCAAAAGATCAAGAAGATCACGATCGAGGTCCCCTAAAAAGTCAGGGAAAAAATCCAGGTCTCAGTCCCGTTCTCCTCACAGATCTCACAAGAagtcaaagaaaagcaaacactga